A portion of the Bradysia coprophila strain Holo2 unplaced genomic scaffold, BU_Bcop_v1 contig_297, whole genome shotgun sequence genome contains these proteins:
- the LOC119078657 gene encoding uncharacterized protein LOC119078657, which translates to MIICGITFALSLLFTIHTSFGQLPPGCNRQITVKFGDNCWDIASENNISVADLLRFNPKLNCNALRLNQVLCVSVAVRKKTVSFERSEEMTSSRETQTHHSVSFTRSEGMTNEKPTQTPKSQSCKSVTVKSGDTCWSIASSNGITLAKLLEFNSLSLNCNKLPIGQRVCVSQNQKTSTDTQTPKAPLPETPKPPQAQKPKSPQIQPPNTQSCKSVTVKTGDTCWSIASSNGITLAKLLELNSLSLNCNKLPIGQKVCVSQTPKSQSCKSVTVKSGDTCWSIASSNGITLAKLLEFNSLGLNCNKLPIGQKVCVSQNQKTNTDTQTPKEPQPQTSKSPQAQKPKAPQIQPPNTQFCKSVTVKTGDTCWSIASSNGITLAKLLELNSLSLNCDKLPIGQKVCVSQNQKTSADTQTPKAPQPQTPKSPQALTPESPQSQTPKSPQTETPKSQSCKSVTVKSGDTCWSISTSNGITLEELQELNSPGLNCNSLAIGQKVCVNRSEETTPQSCQSVTVKSGDTCWSISTTNGITLEELQELNSPGLNCNSLAIGQKVCVNRSPTGSSAQTPQSCKSVIVKSGDTCWSIFTSNGITISQLQEFNYPRLDCSNLVVGQKVCVSGGNSSDAETLSCKTTKVYSGDTCWSIATRYSLTLDQLTKLNPKVNCSILQPGQLICIENCDLKYQPIISPNCKTVFVQDSGLTCKQIETEFGLKDGEIAKLNSNYACCDNKTTVLPFGRQLCVKLNDEIPTCSKEYVIIPGDTCWSIWVSYRLSEWQFRKLNPDINCDNLLPGKSICISNENITGQECVLTMAAQPGDTCQTLAQKAGITIDALKSLNKDNLNCGNVQAQQTICISNDQRFKVYDRNDDGPTKQMLETTVRQILSGGTVKNENTITRLKGYLAGTVLPEDIVPDLTEILSTTDGSKILDGLKDNKDFKDFNTINQDHRSQLCSSLTAGAYKTCICDTTIPFIQCQAKLFQMGKELNRKRRDLQDMFQNVTTAVTKHRRSTRGAVSIPEPLKTFLDQLCKGCLSGTGCIEVRRCAIVFVILEVCLGAGFCVPNPLSLISSSGHITVSQFEDSKVGVDISLCITFLNEILSAFGADACIAKAGIDYFYLKQQLAFSGTISLLVVRGIVDGRVQVAEPFSEGVYDSDAHELLDDMCTEEKYQCNDYCQVKPGHVFVEYKIQGWLFGWHDIAKGSKNDPPPCKPKPKKIDPPEASLDRIVLYTTSWAQYRAFNATVDGKPVTRPNSCKPYARTPKDIDASLITHLNYAFLVIDETTFQLKNFEKNDDELIAQMNALKGKSSLKTLISIGGWSFSQGETGLGEGTKKIFSNMAKTQEGRARFIASAVDYVIQHNMDGIDIDWEYPTADDRDNFTSLLLELRSAISASGKDILLTIAAPAGRKWYSNIDLENIHQFVDFINLMTYDFHGGSFDTGGPNVNAPIIDCSCPEIEDIELGLESYLAAGVPSEKINLGMATYGRTFTLDAAHKKFSDKDTLRNGGSKGAGKQGVCTLTPGVLAYYEIKDLVPNDKVVIDNTLMSAYARYDSDQWVGFDTKETHNMKMCFARRKRLGGIMIWDGEMDDKLELVKNMKANIAGGSCDKFVLPDCPKSRKKRAAIRTKPSKPSKPAATDKCDSLPPIPNKDSAAMRSCKGIKSGAMCKVVCKKNYKATKPDVLCRKVGLTRAVWATDADCELDSPDCGDKPYPIIRVTDSGTAGATLYYARIDPTIKLPIWSLYAQKKFSTANPGRVNGFKQHECFKNGQLLTSQYNNVGYHRGHLSPQDAFSFSTAAMKATNYMINVAPQDGSTNSGIWETLESKVKDFLQDNPGFVVTGLCTKIKYVSKLPVPDCYWKMICTKTSKGTTTVGVFYHENTQAADAESRRKEVKEVRDQSFILTKATGAGRSLADVWVTAAKLAGSVTGLPSPTDCAASLTLGTGGINGLFTGTRGVGDEEDLTQFWNDNIGSDKYGRKWNLNYPVSDPADDIDEDENDEDDDGDGDDDDDVDDEFKGAGGNILSGKNRRRCGHDIKY; encoded by the coding sequence ATGATTATTTGTGGCATTACATTTGCGCTCAGCTTGCTGTTCACAATCCACACATCATTTGGACAACTACCACCTGGTTGTAACCGTCAAATCACCGTAAAATTTGGAGACAATTGCTGGGACATTGCTTCTGAAAACAATATATCAGTTGCTGATTTACTTAGATTCAATCCGAAACTAAATTGTAACGCTCTTCGCCTAAATCAAGTCCTTTGTGTATCAGTTGCTGTACGTAAGAAGACCGTTTCTTTTGAACGAAGTGAAGAAATGACGAGCAGCAGAGAGACTCAGACGCACCATTCAGTTTCTTTTACACGAAGTGAAGGAATGACGAACGAAAAACCGACTCAGACGCCAAAATCACAATCCTGTAAATCTGTAACAGTTAAGTCAGGAGATACCTGCTGGTCAATTGCATCTTCTAATGGAATTACACTCGCAAAACTTTTGGAATTCAATTCTCTAAGCTTAAATTGTAACAAGCTTCCGATTGGACAGAGAGTTTGTGTtagtcaaaatcaaaaaacgaGTACCGACACACAGACACCAAAAGCACCGCTGCCTGAGACGCCAAAGCCACCGCAGGCTCAGAAGCCAAAATCACCACAGATTCAGCCGCCGAATACACAATCCTGTAAATCTGTAACAGTTAAGACAGGAGATACCTGCTGGTCAATTGCATCTTCTAATGGAATTACACTGGCAAAACTCCTGGAACTCAATTCTCTAAGCTTAAATTGTAACAAGCTTCCGATTGGACAGAAAGTTTGTGTTAGTCAGACGCCAAAATCACAATCCTGTAAATCTGTAACAGTTAAGTCAGGAGATACCTGCTGGTCAATTGCATCTTCTAATGGAATTACACTGGCAAAACTCCTGGAATTCAATTCCCTAGGCTTAAATTGTAACAAGCTTCCGATTGGACAGAAAGTTTGTGTtagtcaaaatcaaaaaacgaataccGACACACAGACACCAAAAGAACCGCAGCCTCAGACGTCAAAATCACCGCAGGCTCAGAAGCCAAAAGCACCACAGATTCAGCCGCCGAATACACAATTCTGTAAATCTGTAACAGTTAAGACAGGAGATACCTGCTGGTCAATTGCATCTTCTAATGGAATTACACTGGCAAAACTCCTGGAACTCAATTCTCTAAGCTTAAATTGTGACAAGCTTCCGATTGGACAGAAAGTTTGTGTtagtcaaaatcaaaaaacgaGTGCCGACACACAGACACCAAAAGCACCGCAGCCTCAGACTCCAAAATCACCGCAGGCTCTGACGCCAGAATCACCACAGTCTCAGACGCCAAAATCACCACAGACTGAGACACCAAAATCACAATCCTGTAAATCTGTAACCGTTAAATCAGGAGATACCTGCTGGTCAATCTCAACTTCTAATGGAATTACGCTTGAAGAACTTCAAGAACTTAATTCTCCCGGCTTAAATTGTAACTCACTTGCAATTGGACAGAAAGTTTGTGTTAATCgaagtgaagaaacgacacCACAATCGTGTCAATCTGTAACCGTTAAGTCAGGAGACACCTGCTGGTCAATCTCGACTACTAATGGAATTACGCTTGAAGAACTTCAAGAACTCAATTCTCCCGGCTTAAATTGTAACTCACTTGCAATTGGACAGAAAGTTTGTGTTAATCGAAGTCCAACCGGCTCATCGGCTCAGACACCACAATCCTGCAAATCTGTAATCGTTAAGTCAGGAGACACTTGCTGGTCAATCTTCACTTCTAATGGAATTACCATATCACAACTACAAGAATTCAATTATCCCCGCCTAGATTGCAGCAACCTTGTAGTCGGACAAAAAGTTTGTGTTAGTGGAGGTAATTCATCTGATGCAGAAACACTCTCCTGCAAAACAACGAAAGTATACTCCGGAGATACTTGCTGGTCAATTGCTACAAGATATAGTTTGACTTTGGACCAGTTAACGAAATTAAATCCGAAAGTTAATTGTAGCATTTTACAACCGGGACAATTGATTTGCATAGAGAATTGTgatctgaagtatcaaccgATAATTTCCCCGAATTGCAAAACAGTTTTTGTTCAAGACAGCGGTCTTACTTGTAAGCAAATTGAAACCGAATTTGGCCTCAAAGATGGAGAAATTGCAAAGTTGAATTCAAATTACGCTTGCTGCGATAATAAAACGACAGTTCTGCCATTTGGACGTCAATTGTGCGTCAAATTGAATGATGAAATACCAACTTGCTCAAAAGAGTATGTGATAATTCCAGGGGACACCTGTTGGTCGATTTGGGTGAGTTATCGATTGTCCGAATGGCAATTTCGTAAACTAAATCCAGACATCAACTGCGATAATTTGCTACCTGGTAAATCAATTTGcatttcgaatgaaaatattactgGTCAAGAATGTGTATTAACGATGGCCGCTCAACCTGGTGATACTTGTCAAACACTTGCACAAAAGGCTGGAATTACCATCGACGCACTGAAAAGTCTTAATAAAGATAACCTGAACTGTGGAAATGTACAAGCACAACAGACTATTTGTATCAGCAATGACCAGCGATTTAAAGTATATGACAGAAATGACGATGGACCTACAAAACAAATGCTTGAAACGACAGTTCGTCAAATTCTTTCCGGTGGAAcagtgaaaaatgaaaatacgattACACGACTGAAGGGGTACCTTGCAGGCACGGTTCTGCCGGAGGACATCGTACCTGACCTCACCGAAATCCTAAGTACCACTGATGGCAGCAAAATTCTTGATGGCTTAAAAGATAACAAAGATTTCAAAGACTTCAACACCATTAATCAGGACCATCGATCTCAACTATGCAGTTCGCTTACTGCTGGTGCATACAAAACTTGTATTTGTGATACTACCATTCCTTTCATACAGTGTCAAGCCAAATTGTTCCAAATGGGTAAAGAACTGAACAGAAAGCGAAGAGATTTGCAGGACATGTTCCAAAATGTGACAACAGCTGTAACTAAGCATAGACGAAGTACAAGAGGCGCAGTTTCAATACCGGAACCCTTAAAAACTTTCCTCGATCAACTTTGCAAAGGGTGCTTATCCGGTACTGGCTGTATTGAAGTTCGACGTTGTGCAATTGTATTCGTCATACTAGAAGTTTGTTTGGGAGCAGGCTTCTGTGTACCTAATCCATTATCACTTATCAGCTCTAGTGGTCATATTACAGTATCTCAATTCGAAGATTCAAAAGTTGGCGTTGACATTTCCCTATGCATTACGTTTCTTAACGAAATTCTTAGCGCATTCGGCGCTGATGCTTGCATTGCAAAAGCTGGTATCGATTATTTTTATCTGAAGCAACAACTGGCTTTTTCGGGCACTATAAGTCTCTTAGTTGTTCGAGGAATAGTTGATGGACGTGTTCAAGTTGCTGAACCGTTTAGTGAAGGTGTTTATGACTCTGATGCACATGAGCTACTTGATGATATGTGCACTGAGGAAAAGTACCAGTGCAATGATTATTGCCAAGTGAAACCAGGACATGTGTTTGTGGAATATAAAATCCAAGGTTGGTTGTTTGGATGGCATGACATCGCTAAGGGTTCAAAGAATGATCCACCACCGTGCAAACCAAAACCAAAGAAAATTGACCCACCTGAAGCTTCATTAGATCGTATCGTACTTTACACCACTAGTTGGGCACAGTATCGCGCCTTCAATGCAACAGTAGATGGAAAACCCGTAACGAGACCAAACTCATGTAAACCGTACGCTAGAACACCGAAGGACATCGATGCTTCTCTTATCACCCATCTCAATTACGCCTTTTTGGTTATTGATGAGACAACATTTCAATTGAAgaactttgaaaaaaatgacgatGAACTTATTGCACAAATGAATGCGCTGAAAGGGAAGAGTAGCCTGAAAACATTGATTTCAATTGGTGGGTGGTCATTTAGTCAAGGTGAGACTGGTTTAGGTGAGGGAACCAAAAAGATATTTTCGAACATGGCAAAAACTCAGGAGGGCAGAGCAAGATTTATAGCATCAGCCGTGGACTACGTCATCCAGCACAACATGGACGGAATTGACATCGATTGGGAATATCCAACAGCTGATGATCGAGACAATTTCACTTCTCTTTTATTAGAATTGCGTAGTGCTATTTCTGCATCAGGTAAAGATATCCTGTTAACGATAGCAGCACCAGCAGGACGAAAGTGGTACTCGAACATTGATCTGGAAAACATCcatcaatttgttgattttatcaACTTGATGACTTATGATTTTCATGGAGGAAGTTTTGACACAGGAGGCCCTAATGTAAATGCGCCGATTATTGATTGTTCTTGTCCTGAAATAGAGGACATTGAATTAGGACTGGAATCTTACTTGGCTGCAGGTGTACCGTCTGAGAAAATAAACCTTGGAATGGCTACTTATGGACGAACTTTTACGTTGGACGCTgcacataaaaaatttagtGACAAAGATACGTTAAGGAATGGAGGAAGCAAAGGAGCTGGTAAGCAGGGAGTTTGCACTTTGACTCCTGGCGTTCTAGCGTATTACGAAATCAAAGATTTGGTGCCCAACGATAAAGTGGTCATCGACAATACCCTAATGTCAGCCTATGCTCGATACGATTCAGATCAATGGGTTGGCTTTGATACAAAGGAGACCCACAacatgaaaatgtgttttgccAGAAGAAAGCGATTAGGTGGAATCATGATTTGGGATGGTGAAATGGACGACAAACTTGAACTCGTTAAAAACATGAAAGCCAACATTGCCGGTGGCAGTTGTGACAAATTCGTACTTCCAGATTGTCCAAAGTCGAGGAAAAAGCGTGCAGCTATTCGTACGAAGCCTTCGAAACCATCCAAGCCTGCGGCGACTGATAAATGTGACTCATTACCTCCGATTCCAAATAAAGATTCTGCAGCTATGCGATCATGCAAGGGAATTAAATCTGGAGCAATGTGTAAAGTAGTCTGTAAAAAGAATTACAAAGCTACGAAACCCGACGTACTTTGTAGGAAAGTCGGATTGACGAGGGCAGTTTGGGCAACTGATGCAGATTGCGAACTGGATTCTCCAGATTGTGGAGACAAACCTTATCCAATTATTAGAGTAACAGATAGCGGAACAGCAGGAGCAACACTTTACTATGCTAGAATCGATCCTACCATAAAACTACCTATTTGGAGTCTGTACgcacaaaaaaagttttctacgGCGAATCCTGGTCGGGTGAATGGATTCAAGCAGCACGAATGCTTTAAGAATGGTCAACTTCTCACGTCACAATACAATAATGTTGGCTACCACAGAGGCCATTTAAGTCCTCAAGatgcattttcgttttcaacggCAGCCATGAAGGCTACAAATTATATGATTAACGTAGCACCACAAGATGGATCTACAAATTCTGGAATATGGGAAACATTGGagagtaaagtaaaagattttctgcAAGACAATCCAGGATTCGTGGTGACAGGTCTTTGCaccaaaataaaatatgtgaGCAAACTTCCAGTACCCGATTGCTATTGGAAAATGATTTGTACAAAGACATCCAAAGGCACCACGACAGTGGGTGTATTCTATCACGAGAACACTCAAGCTGCCGATGCTGAAAGCAGAAGAAAAGAAGTGAAAGAAGTTCGAGATCAGAGCTTTATATTAACGAAAGCCACTGGTGCAGGACGGAGTCTTGCCGATGTTTGGGTCACAGCTGCAAAACTTGCTGGATCAGTGACAGGATTGCCAAGTCCTACAGATTGTGCTGCAAGCTTAACGCTTGGAACTGGTGGTATAAATGGTCTATTCACTGGCACAAGAGGTGTTGGTGATGAAGAAGATTTAACACAGTTTTGGAACGACAATATTGGAAGCGATAAATATGGACGAAAGTGGAATCTTAATTACCCTGTATCTGATCCTGCAGATGATATAGACGAAGACGAAAACGATGAAGATGATGATGGTGATGGTGACGATGACGACGATGTCGATGACGAATTTAAAGGTGCTGGTGGAAATATTCTTAGCGGTAAGAATAGACGTCGTTGCGGTCACGACATCAAATATTAA